The DNA window CAAAGGCCAATTGTTGCTGGCTAACATTGTAATCTTTTTGTTTCTAACATTGCCTTCTTTCTAGGGAGAAGGAAAGGGTGAAGGAGCAGCTGATACAGGTGAGGCGTTTGTTTCTTTATGGGGAGAATCAGTAGTTCTGTATGTGAGCGGGCgtgaaattataatttttttcctGTAAGTATAGCTGACTTCCTAATTGCAAGCGTTTAGCACAGTTTTCGTTTTTCGTGAAATGAGTTAATAATCGTACCTGCAAAAGATGCCCACAGTTTTCAGTATGAATGGCTGTCAATATTCGAGTGACGGACATATCTTattccacaggttccttaacgatTCAAGAGGAAATAAGCGAGGTGAAACGCAAACTTCAGGCAGGGAAGAAAACGCAGGACCGACAAAAGAAAAGGCAACGTGACCGCATGGTAGAAAGGTAACAGCTTCTTTACCTGGTAGATTTGAACTTGCAACTGAGCAGTCTGATGTACTTGAGGATCCACTTGTATTGTCTCCAGAAACTAGTAGTATTGTGTGTAGCCTGACATCGAGGTCTGCCGAATgctgacattttccttatatttatcAGGATTCAGTACGTCTGCTCGCTGTGCAAATTCCGCACTTACTATGATGACGAGATCACGAACCACTTTGAAAGCAAGTTCCACAGTGACCATTTCAACTTTGTGGGCACAAAGCTCCCCAAACAGACTGCGGATTTCCTTCAGGTACCTCTCGCACAGTTTGACACATCTAACAATCCAGATATGTTATGTACATGGCATTCCGTAAAGGTTTGGCAAGAGATTGAAACGAAATAGTACTACTGGCTGTTTTGCACGTCAATATATCTGCGTATGGGTTTACTGTGACTTTACCATCTGGTTGCTTAAGAGAATCTCTTTATCAACAGGAGTACGTTTCCAACAAGTACAAAAAAACAGAGGAACGTCGTAAATTAGTAGAGGATATTAATGCAGCTATCCAACAGATTTACAGGGATCAGGATTTGACGAAAGGTAAGAAACCAACGTTTGTGTTTTGTGTGTCCTCTCTGTTTAGGCTACCCGGTCGCAATTGACCTAATTCTGTGCCACAGTACTGGAACTTTTCTACAGTGTAGCCTATTTTCGCTATTGTTTGTGTTCTCATCCGAATTCTAGTTTGTTATGGAAACTGGTGTGAAACGGAAGGGTGGTCCcgaaaagctatatatttctgaatggTAGCcaaaattctgtattcagcaagAGGTCCTGTGTAGATCCATCGGTGTTTTCTCAAGGAAAATTAACGGTTGAAATAAATACTGAAAATTAGTAGGCAAAAaaggcatttgtgacattttcagctGTAACTTTGTCACAGTGCCCTATTTCACAAAATCAACATACCATTATGTCCAATACACCCCTATGGTTGCAGTGATAGTTGATTTTTCTGGATTTATAATAAAGTTAAAATCAAAATTTGATTCACTAAAATGTTAACACCGTTATGCCATCCTTATGTGAACAGTGGTGTTCTTACCTGCAGCACTATTTCAATGGGATCTTGGTTATGAGTGGATAGTGACCTAGTTTTGAAGGACTGTTACGCAATAACTGAAACCAGATGATTCTAGCTTCTCATGTGAACGGTTTGGCATGGTTTTATGTAAAAACAACCTGAAATTTCTAGTCTTAAAGTTATTAAGACTAAAACTTACAAATACATTTAGAACACTATCCCGGGTATCCTTTCCAGTCCCACAAACTACCTGACAGTGTTTCAGGCTTTGGCGAAATAGGGATAGGAGTACAGATGCGTAATGTAAGGTAGAATAGGAAAATCCCATTGTGATGGGAAAATGGCTGCATTTTAATAAAAGGCTGGCAAGGGATTAGCAGCTCTCATTGGTAAATTAAGAAAAACCATAAATGTGAGCATGACTGTCCTTGTAAAAGTAAAATGTAATCTTTGAGAAATAATTAGTGAAGCGTTTTGCCTCGAGAGTTTTACAGCCGTACAACTAGCCCTGTAAAATTGGAGAAAAGTACCTAGAGAGTACTGAGAAGCCTAATCGATTGATACAGTTCAGATATAGAACGTTGGTTGCCTCTGCAACCCTGGTGCATTTTCTTTTGTGTGTATTAGCTAGTATTGAAAAGCTTTCTGTTCTATGTCTCACATTATGAATGTTTAATTTCAGACCTGGGCATGGATCACTTTATCAAGAAGGTGGAGGCTGCTCACTGCACAGCTTGTGATCTCTTTATTCCTATGCAGTTTGGAATTCTTCAAAAACACCTCAAATCCATTGACCATAACCACAACAGAAAGGTGAGTTAATCTTTTCAGAATGTTTATAGTGCATGCTTTAAGGATTAAATTGGCCTTTGCTTCTTTTGCTGAAAGTGCCAGTACTTGTGTTAAAGCCTCCTTCAGCTAAGGAACAAAATCAAAGACCAGCCATCCCTTAGAGTATAAGAGAGACAAATTATGTGCGTGCATGGGGACTGatggcttgagaggccaagtcTGTAAAGTACAACAAGGAAATTACAGAATATAGCCTACATGTCTCCCATGGCAAGGTACAACTTTACATCTAACAAAGGCAACATGTACacaggatagtacatttcttcGTTCATGTTGCTTCAACTAGCATGCAATGAGAATGCGTTACGAGCAGACAGAAAAGGTTCATTTAGGTCATGAGCTGTTAAATAAACAGGTCTTGTCATTGAGTATCAAAGGGCTTAGCAGGCCCAAAATGGAGGTCAATGTAAAATGCAATCCCACACTTAGGAGGTTTTTATCAGTTACGTTTTTAAAATCAATTTACTGAGTAAGCAATAAGTATGGATTACTGTTACTTTTCCTTCGTGTTTTGTCTCATCAAATCACTTATTTACTGTAATCTCTTACAGGCTATGATGGAACaatccaaaaagacttctttggtTGTGGCTAAAAGCATTCTGAACAATAAAATGATCAGCAAAAAGTTGGAGCGATACTTAAAGGTATAGTTTAACATCCATTGCTACAGGCGATTTCAAATTGATATTGTCAATTCGCTTAGTCACGGCGTGTGTGGTCACTTGACTATAGAGCTGCATGTCTTTGCTATATTGTTACATTTGGCTTTTGCAATTGGTAATGTCCATTTATCAGTTCtgagcggccattttgtgcattgcaGGGTGAAAATCCCTTTACCGATGATCCAAAAGATCAAGAGGCGAAAGACGCAGAAGAGGGGGCTGAGAAagataccgggtatgcagcaaccGAGGAAACTGAAGAATCTAAAGTTGAAGAGGGCATGGAGACAGAAGTTACTGGTGAAGACCAAACTGAAGTGGATGAGGATACAGGAGATGCAGCGGCTGATGAAGAGCAGCTCTTACAAGGTGgggaagaggatgaggaaggccctttagcggaagaggaggaggaggaagaagaggaggctgaggCAGAAGGAGGTGAAGAGGGATGTGAAGAAGAGGGATGTGAAGAGGCAGAGCCAATGGAATGATTACTTCTTGCAAGGACATGACCTATGAATTGTGGTTTTTAGTAAAGCAGATGTCTACCACCCTTTCAGCAACCAGTCTTCATGGACATCCCGATAGTGGAACATTACTACATTTCCCCCTTGTTTTAGCAGTGAGGATATTGGGCTGAAACATCTACTTTAGGAGCTGTACTGTATTGAGTATGCTGCTGTTTAAACATGCCTGCATATAGTAACGTTGCTTCATTACATTGGGAATACACCATTTCCCTCAGTTTTATGTATTCAATGTGATCTGGTTTTTCACCAGATATCTTTATGAGTggaatgtactttatttttttttgtctttttttttttttttttcccctcttttctaTTATGTTGGACTTTTGAATCTTTCCTCGCAGGGGAGGGACGAGTTAAGAGGTAATATTCGTCAGTGATTTTACTGTCCCTTTTAATGCCAAGCAGAATGCAAGATCACCATTGTGTTTGTATAAAATACCAGTGATTAAACGGTGGTGCTTTGGTTGACCCATAAGCCTTAGGATTCTTGTCTGCACAGGGTGGTTGCTATGTTGCAACTTGGtgatgatttgggggggggggggggggggtaaagggtGTTCTTCAGCATCACTGAATTGTATTCCACTTCTCATTGGGCAACATACTTTTTCTGGTGGCAAGCTCTCTTAAACTGTGTACTACTGTTAGGCCAGTAGGTTTGCCTTTGGCTGCTGGGCACTATCAATTCTTGTTCTTTTGGTTTGCCAGTTAACTGTTATTGGCTGTTTGCTCATCCAGCCATATTTTGACTTTCATATACTTTGGCAGAGCTCTTGGGTTTGAAAGCAGAACCTGGAGATCTACCAATGTTAAGGATGGTTCTGGGAAATTTGATGAAATGGCAAGCTGAACTGTTGGAAACAACTAAGAAGAAAACAGTTTtccagtgtgaatcttttctggattcacacgtttgtgcattattccgccatctactgGTTAGGCCCAGAATGATCTCCCAAAACGTTGTCCTTCCTCTATTTTGGGAGGGGAGTGGGTTCTTGTTGGGCATcaattacctcccttttgtgttcaGAGTTGTAGCAATTTCTCTGGTAGCTTCGCACCTTTGGTCTCCATCTTCAGTCTGCGGTTGAGTCTGGTTGCGTGTGGAAGGACTGCAACGCTTGAAAGGATTTCATGGAAAAGTTAATTGCATGTACACCGGAACACCAGGTTATTAGCACAGAAGATAGTAAATTTTCTTTACGTTTTTCTGGAGGATGCCTGAGCAGTGGGCTACGTGGACCACTTGATGGAGAATATGCCTTTCCAtttctctttataaaaaaaaaaaaaaaaaaaaaagcagcagtggTGACCTGGAAGTCTTCAATGTAGAAACCCAGCAAGATCAAAGAATTGCATAGACACAAGGTAAATGAAACAGATACCTTATTTGAAAATAAGTAAATGTTGACAGTCTGGTAAAACAGACTCTAGCTTTAAAGGGAGCCTCTGTCAAATAAATATTGACTGTCATGCAGGTCATTGTAAGAACTACAGCGGAGGTGGAAGAATTTACTCTACCAGCTAgtagcattaggtgagagatgagTATCCTGCTGGTCATAACCAAGATGTGATTTACAAAGTCTCCACCCAGTGGCCAAACAAGGCTGGTTGAAGAAAGCCAATGGATGAGAGAAAGATGCAAATATCACTCGATATTGTTAGCAACAGGTAATTTTGCTAAAACATATCAAATGATAATACATATGTGTACTCGGAACACCTCCCAATTAAGGAATTATCCTGGCCTACTAGATCAtgtccatgcaacaccaatggcagAATACAAACCATGGAATCCAGATGATttaattcatcaaatggcaccaagagATCACTAACAAAAGTACTGATTAAATTACAAAACAGGCTGATCCTTCTGCTTCAATGATGTACATTTCAATTGCTAGGAATAAGACGAGTACAGCAACGTGAATGAATGTGTAGTTCCTGTTTCACATTACTAGTAGGCTGCACCTAATGAGTGACCAGGCGAGttggctactttttttttttttgtatgaattGCAGTTTACATGCACTGTTATTGTAAAAGGCACGGTTTTATTCTGTAGTATTTTTCACTAAATAGCTCCCATAAGAAGTTCTTCCTTTCCTTGGCTCTGTATATTGCTTTCTAGGACTTTGCACAGCAAAATTCAGTAAAAAATCCTGCAGAGACAACCACACTACGGTAAAGTGGTGTTTcatttcttaactccacatctaagtaCATTGAAAATATATGGATATTTTGGGCCCTCTATTTTTTGCAGGACAATATTTAAAGCTCAATATTTTGGCAGCAGACTACCTGCATGTCTGGTTTACCATCAGGGTCACGTAGAACAGCAACAGTATTTCTCACACAGTTAGGTCTTGTTTTGGTACAAGACAGAAAGCTCACCTTTTTGTTCCTTCCTCTTGCGGTACCTTCTCAGTAGCATAGAATTCTTTGTCAACAGCTCTTGAGCCAATTTTTGCAGGCCCTCCTTAATTGTTATTACAAAACACAAGGACTTCTAAGAAAAATGCACAGGAAAAGGCTGTTAATATGTGTAACACCTCTAGAATACAATATAATCCATGCTTCTTCAGAAGTTTGTTTAGCTGCTATAGTGGCTTACTCAAGAGGGCACacatgaaggatttttttttttctccacaacaCCAGTAGTGAAAAGGTTTTTGGAAGGAGCAGAGaagattgcaccaaagaagataccaGCTCCTACTTGCAACTTTAATGTGGTTCTCACACAAAGTCCTTTTGAACCTTTACATAAAGCAACTCTACACATGCTCAACTTAAAGACTGCCTTTATAGTGGCTGTAACTTTCTTATGCAGGGTAAGTGAATTGCCAGCGCTCACATTACAAGAGACATAATTTTTAGGATAAGGTGGTGTGGAGAACTGATCAGTCTTAATATTATTTCACAATTCCACATGAACCAAAGTATACAAATTCCAAGTTTCTTTGAAAACCTAAAGAATCTGGCAGAAAGAGCATTGCACCCGCAGATTGCAAGACTGCCAATATTGTTTTATATTGAAAAGGCAAAGCTTTCTAGCAAAATAAAACAACTCTTTATTTCCTATGCAAACAGTTTTTAGGAAGACCAGTAACCAAGAATTTGATTGCAAgatggataaaacaaattattaaattGTCACAAGAATGCAGGGAAACCATTGCAATCAGCTCACTCAGCAAGGACGAAAGGAGCAACTAATTCCTTTCTAGCAAGTATGCCTTTACAAGACATTTGAATGGCTGCAACATGGTCATCTGTGCAAGTGTTCACCAGGCACTACTGCATAGATGTACAATTGAATAAAGAAGCATAAGTGATACAAAATGTTTTACAACATCGATTTAGTGATCAATTTTCATCTTCAACACCAACTACCTCAACAGTAACAACTAAGTGTTGGCACAGTATGTAAATTCAGAAGAGGTTTGTGCTGCAAAACGTAAAGTTTCTTACCTATCAGTGTATTTTTGCAGCTTAGAAAAAATGTCTAGATTCAGAAGTGGTCCTTCCACTTCTGCCAAGatgaaaagaatctgaagatggtgactgttaaaaactgccctttttgcagggttatcgccAATCGCTTTGTcttcctattaaaaaaaaatgttctccctAGATCTGGTttgtttctgtgcactttactactgctaaagagtgctaaagtgcacatgctccctatgtaaattgtattggtttatccaagatttggcatatgtgatttactggtaagtccctagtgcctgtaaatcaaatgctgctagtgggcctgcagcactggttgtgcaacccacatgcgtagccctatgaacatgtctcagacctgccactgcagtgtctctatgcagttttaaactgcaatacgatctggcatgtgtacccacttgccaggcccaaaccttcccttttgcaatcagtaaggcacccctaagataggccccaagagcagggtgcagtgtttgtcaaaggtgggacatgtcctgatccgttttacatgtcctaacagtgaaataatggcaaatttgtttttcactgttgcaaggctgatctcgctcataggttaacatgggggctgcctttaattatccttaaagtacagtttctgtTTGAGGGCACATAGAGctctggtgtttggggtctctgaactcacaatttaataatggatattttggtaaaggtggtttttaaattgtttgaaaatgccactttaagaaaatgggcactttcttgcctaaaccattctgtgtgtttcacacttgttctataaagatggcaatgtttaaatatgtctagacctatttaaacattgcagttaagtactgttactttttaaa is part of the Pleurodeles waltl isolate 20211129_DDA chromosome 4_2, aPleWal1.hap1.20221129, whole genome shotgun sequence genome and encodes:
- the AKAP8L gene encoding A-kinase anchor protein 8-like isoform X2; translated protein: MASYSGYGNWSSAGNRGYEDYGYGYEQNANTNASTYGYESYESYDSRSSLNDRDLYRSGYDYSEAQHDGDSAYEGRYDSSYGNRRDQFQTRARSNFGQRGQSWGRDGRKNRPMPAFSGRLSGQWNEPQPMGGWGSGVSGSPRPPSLFSQKAYPEINMFQGMRGFSGNRRFGGGGFKRGRGKTAKVWDGDKGQMQQHPQQKKKFNKKDGAAKKRKQTNTSGEPESKVAKNEEEDETTGEDKGEEGAEAGTNGEGKGEGAADTEEISEVKRKLQAGKKTQDRQKKRQRDRMVERIQYVCSLCKFRTYYDDEITNHFESKFHSDHFNFVGTKLPKQTADFLQEYVSNKYKKTEERRKLVEDINAAIQQIYRDQDLTKDLGMDHFIKKVEAAHCTACDLFIPMQFGILQKHLKSIDHNHNRKAMMEQSKKTSLVVAKSILNNKMISKKLERYLKGENPFTDDPKDQEAKDAEEGAEKDTGYAATEETEESKVEEGMETEVTGEDQTEVDEDTGDAAADEEQLLQGGEEDEEGPLAEEEEEEEEEAEAEGGEEGCEEEGCEEAEPME
- the AKAP8L gene encoding A-kinase anchor protein 8-like isoform X3; this encodes MASYSGYGNWSSAGNRGYEDYGYGYESYESYDSRSSLNDRDLYRSGYDYSEAQHDGDSAYEGRYDSSYGNRRDQFQTRARSNFGQRGQSWGRDGRKNRPMPAFSGRLSGQWNEPQPMGGWGSGVSGSPRPPSLFSQKAYPEINMFQGMRGFSGNRRFGGGGFKRGRGKTAKVWDGDKGQMQQHPQQKKKFNKKDGAAKKRKQTNTSGEPESKVAKNEEEDETTGEDKGEEGAEAGTNGEGKGEGAADTGSLTIQEEISEVKRKLQAGKKTQDRQKKRQRDRMVERIQYVCSLCKFRTYYDDEITNHFESKFHSDHFNFVGTKLPKQTADFLQEYVSNKYKKTEERRKLVEDINAAIQQIYRDQDLTKDLGMDHFIKKVEAAHCTACDLFIPMQFGILQKHLKSIDHNHNRKAMMEQSKKTSLVVAKSILNNKMISKKLERYLKGENPFTDDPKDQEAKDAEEGAEKDTGYAATEETEESKVEEGMETEVTGEDQTEVDEDTGDAAADEEQLLQGGEEDEEGPLAEEEEEEEEEAEAEGGEEGCEEEGCEEAEPME
- the AKAP8L gene encoding A-kinase anchor protein 8-like isoform X1, with translation MASYSGYGNWSSAGNRGYEDYGYGYEQNANTNASTYGYESYESYDSRSSLNDRDLYRSGYDYSEAQHDGDSAYEGRYDSSYGNRRDQFQTRARSNFGQRGQSWGRDGRKNRPMPAFSGRLSGQWNEPQPMGGWGSGVSGSPRPPSLFSQKAYPEINMFQGMRGFSGNRRFGGGGFKRGRGKTAKVWDGDKGQMQQHPQQKKKFNKKDGAAKKRKQTNTSGEPESKVAKNEEEDETTGEDKGEEGAEAGTNGEGKGEGAADTGSLTIQEEISEVKRKLQAGKKTQDRQKKRQRDRMVERIQYVCSLCKFRTYYDDEITNHFESKFHSDHFNFVGTKLPKQTADFLQEYVSNKYKKTEERRKLVEDINAAIQQIYRDQDLTKDLGMDHFIKKVEAAHCTACDLFIPMQFGILQKHLKSIDHNHNRKAMMEQSKKTSLVVAKSILNNKMISKKLERYLKGENPFTDDPKDQEAKDAEEGAEKDTGYAATEETEESKVEEGMETEVTGEDQTEVDEDTGDAAADEEQLLQGGEEDEEGPLAEEEEEEEEEAEAEGGEEGCEEEGCEEAEPME